The genomic stretch TTTGAAGGTATTGGACAAGTAACTGTTACACCTGTTGAAACTCCAGATGGGGTTTCAGTAATTATAACATTTCCACTTGCATCTGTACCGTCATACAAAACGATGTTACCATCTGCGTCTTCAATATAATATCCAAAATTATCGGAAGTAAAAGCAAATTGTCCCAGTGTGAACGAAGTTGTTAGTACCTCACCATCTGAAACGGAAAAAGTAAATGATGTCTCTGAACCACTTAATAGTGTCAAATCAGCAGCATTTGAATGTGCAACTCCATCAACATTAACTGTTACAGTACTTCCAAACCATCCAAAAGCAGTTGCATCTTTAAGCACAATAGTGTAATCGCATGCCATTGAATTCCAAGCAATTAAAGCAACAAATGCTAAAGAAATAAGAATTTTTTGTAATTCGTTTTTCATAATCATATAATTTTAAAATTTAGTTAGCCAATGTAAATATTAATATTTAATCTCCAAAATTTTATTCACTTAATTTTTATTTAAGGAGCAAAAGTATTAAATTAATTCTAATTTTAAAAATAATATTAATAATCAAAAATAATTTAATGCTTATTATAATCGCCTAAAACATAAATATTCCTTAATATATTTAATGCTTTATATTTATTATCAATAAAATAGTATTGCTGAATTAAAAAATAATGCATTAAAATATATCACAAAAAAAAACACCTGTACGAAATTCGCACAGGTGTTTCTTTTAATGTTTTAACTTATGATTATTTTTCAATATTCATTTGTTTTGTAGCTACAAAATTGTCGGTAATAATTTTATAGAAGTATGATCCTGAAGATAAATCTTTAGAGTCGAATTCTATAGTGTGTTTACCGGCTTCGTAGTCTTGAGATATAATCTCTTCTACAAACTCACCCAAAATATTGTAAATATTCATTTTTACATTTGTCGATTCTGGTAAGTAGAAGCTAATTGTAGTAGTTTCTGAATATGGATTTGGAATATTCTGATCTAAAGAATAGGTATCAAAATTACCAATTATCATATTTTTTACAATACTTATTTTATTGTCGGAA from Bacteroidota bacterium encodes the following:
- a CDS encoding T9SS type A sorting domain-containing protein, with translation MIIGNFDTYSLDQNIPNPYSETTTISFYLPESTNVKMNIYNILGEFVEEIISQDYEAGKHTIEFDSKDLSSGSYFYKIITDNFVATKQMNIEK